One genomic segment of Pseudomonas fortuita includes these proteins:
- the ribD gene encoding bifunctional diaminohydroxyphosphoribosylaminopyrimidine deaminase/5-amino-6-(5-phosphoribosylamino)uracil reductase RibD, producing MPSQAAILDAHYMARALELARKGVYTTHPNPRVGCVIVRDGEVVGEGWHVRAGEPHAEVHALRQAGERARGACAYVTLEPCSHHGRTPPCAEALVKAGVARVVAAMQDPNPQVAGQGLRRLAEAGIEVASGVLEAEARALNPGFLKRMEHGLPFVRAKLAMSLDGRTAMASGESQWITGPAARSAVQRLRARSSVVLTSAASVLADNARMTVRGAELGLDAETTALALSRTPLRVLVDGRLRLPLAAPFFLAGPALVVTAVADDPRYAAAGHELLSLPGDNGQVDLAALLQALAARGVNEILLEGGAGLVGAFARQGLIDEYQLFVAGTFLGSDARPLLEWPLDKMSEAPRLKITEMRAVGDDWRVTAIPLPAPGV from the coding sequence ATGCCCAGCCAAGCCGCCATCCTTGACGCCCACTACATGGCCCGCGCGCTGGAGCTGGCGCGTAAGGGCGTGTACACCACCCACCCCAACCCGCGCGTAGGTTGCGTGATCGTACGCGATGGCGAAGTGGTGGGCGAAGGCTGGCATGTGCGTGCTGGCGAGCCACATGCCGAGGTGCATGCCCTGCGCCAGGCCGGTGAGCGTGCCCGTGGCGCCTGTGCATACGTTACCCTCGAGCCGTGCAGCCACCATGGCCGCACGCCGCCGTGCGCCGAAGCACTGGTGAAGGCTGGCGTAGCGCGGGTGGTGGCAGCCATGCAGGACCCTAACCCGCAAGTGGCGGGGCAGGGCCTGCGGCGCCTGGCCGAGGCTGGCATCGAAGTGGCCAGTGGCGTGCTCGAAGCCGAGGCCCGCGCGCTCAACCCAGGCTTTCTCAAGCGCATGGAACACGGCCTGCCGTTCGTGCGCGCCAAGCTGGCCATGAGCCTGGATGGCCGCACCGCGATGGCCAGCGGCGAAAGCCAGTGGATCACCGGCCCCGCTGCCCGTTCGGCGGTGCAGCGCCTGCGTGCCCGTTCCAGCGTGGTGCTGACCAGCGCTGCCAGTGTGCTGGCCGACAATGCGCGCATGACCGTACGTGGCGCCGAGCTGGGCCTGGACGCCGAAACCACCGCCTTGGCACTCAGCCGCACCCCGCTGCGAGTGCTGGTCGATGGCCGCCTGCGCCTGCCACTGGCTGCGCCGTTCTTCCTGGCCGGCCCGGCACTGGTGGTGACCGCTGTCGCAGATGACCCGCGCTATGCCGCTGCCGGCCACGAACTGCTCAGCTTGCCGGGCGACAATGGCCAGGTCGACCTTGCGGCGCTGTTGCAGGCCCTGGCCGCCCGCGGCGTCAACGAAATCCTCCTGGAAGGCGGTGCCGGCCTGGTCGGCGCCTTTGCCCGCCAAGGCCTGATCGACGAGTATCAGCTGTTCGTCGCTGGCACCTTCCTCGGCTCCGACGCCCGCCCATTGCTGGAGTGGCCGCTGGACAAGATGAGCGAAGCGCCGCGATTGAAAATTACCGAAATGCGCGCAGTGGGCGATGACTGGCGGGTCACGGCCATCCCCCTGCCGGCGCCCGGCGTATAA
- a CDS encoding riboflavin synthase, which translates to MFTGIIESIGTIRSLTPKGGDVRVHVDTGKLDLGDVKLGDSIAVNGVCLTAVELPGNGFWADVSVETLKRTAFIDLKSGSKVNLEKALTPTTRLGGHLVSGHVDGVGEIISRSDNARAIQFRVRAPKELAKYIAHKGSITVDGTSLTVNEVNGAEFELTIVPHTLSETIMADYRAGRRVNLEVDLLARYLERLLLGDKAAEPSKGSGITESFLAANGFLKS; encoded by the coding sequence ATGTTCACCGGCATCATCGAATCCATCGGCACCATCCGCAGCCTCACCCCCAAGGGGGGGGATGTGCGCGTCCACGTCGACACCGGCAAGCTTGACCTGGGCGACGTCAAGCTCGGCGACAGCATCGCCGTCAACGGTGTGTGCCTGACCGCCGTCGAACTGCCGGGCAATGGCTTCTGGGCCGATGTCAGCGTCGAAACCCTCAAACGCACCGCATTTATCGACCTCAAGAGCGGCAGCAAGGTCAACCTGGAAAAGGCCCTGACCCCCACCACCCGTCTGGGCGGGCACCTGGTCAGCGGCCATGTCGACGGCGTCGGCGAAATCATCTCGCGCAGCGATAACGCCCGCGCCATCCAGTTCCGTGTGCGTGCACCCAAGGAGCTGGCCAAGTACATCGCCCACAAGGGTTCGATCACCGTCGACGGCACCAGCCTGACGGTCAATGAGGTCAATGGCGCCGAGTTCGAGCTGACCATTGTCCCGCACACCCTGTCCGAAACCATCATGGCCGACTACCGCGCAGGGCGTCGGGTAAACCTTGAGGTCGACCTGCTGGCCCGTTACCTGGAGCGCTTGCTGCTGGGTGACAAGGCTGCCGAACCGAGCAAGGGCAGTGGCATTACCGAAAGCTTCCTGGCCGCCAACGGCTTCTTGAAATCCTGA
- the ribBA gene encoding bifunctional 3,4-dihydroxy-2-butanone-4-phosphate synthase/GTP cyclohydrolase II, translating to MALNSIEELVEDIRQGKMVILMDDEDRENEGDIIMAAECCLPEHINFMAKHARGLICMPMTRERCETLKLPLMAPRNGSGFGTKFTVSIEAAEGVTTGISAADRARTVQAAAAKDAKAEDIVSPGHIFPLMAQPGGTLARAGHTEAACDLARMAGFEPSGVICEVMNDDGTMSRRAELEVFAAEHGLKIGTIADLIHYRMIHERTVQRVSEQPVESELGEFNLVTYRDAVEGDVHMALTLGKICAEEPTLVRVHNMDPLRDLLLVKQPGRWSLRAAMAAVAEAGSGVVLLLGHPLDGDVLLAHIRESAGDAPAKAPTTYSTVGAGSQILRDLGVRKMRLMSSPMKFNAISGFDLEVVEYVPSE from the coding sequence GTGGCGCTCAACAGCATCGAAGAACTGGTCGAAGACATCCGCCAGGGCAAAATGGTCATCCTCATGGATGACGAAGACCGCGAGAACGAAGGCGATATCATCATGGCGGCCGAATGCTGCCTGCCCGAACATATCAACTTCATGGCCAAGCACGCCCGTGGCCTGATCTGCATGCCGATGACCCGCGAGCGTTGCGAAACGCTGAAGCTGCCGCTGATGGCGCCGCGCAACGGCTCGGGCTTCGGCACCAAGTTCACCGTATCGATCGAAGCCGCCGAAGGCGTAACCACCGGCATCTCCGCCGCCGACCGAGCACGCACCGTGCAGGCCGCCGCTGCCAAGGACGCCAAGGCCGAAGACATCGTCAGCCCTGGCCACATCTTCCCGCTGATGGCCCAGCCCGGCGGTACCCTGGCCCGTGCCGGCCACACCGAAGCCGCCTGCGACCTCGCACGCATGGCCGGTTTCGAGCCAAGCGGCGTGATCTGCGAAGTGATGAACGACGACGGCACCATGTCGCGTCGCGCCGAGCTGGAAGTGTTCGCCGCCGAGCACGGCTTGAAGATCGGCACCATCGCCGACCTGATCCACTACCGCATGATCCACGAGCGCACCGTGCAGCGTGTTTCCGAGCAGCCGGTGGAGAGCGAGCTGGGCGAGTTCAACCTGGTCACCTACCGCGACGCGGTCGAAGGCGACGTGCACATGGCCCTGACCCTGGGCAAGATCTGCGCCGAAGAGCCTACCCTGGTGCGTGTGCACAACATGGACCCGCTGCGCGACCTGTTGCTGGTCAAGCAGCCAGGCCGCTGGAGCCTGCGTGCTGCCATGGCTGCCGTGGCCGAGGCTGGCAGTGGCGTGGTGCTGCTGCTGGGTCACCCGCTGGACGGCGACGTGTTGCTGGCCCACATCCGCGAAAGCGCGGGCGATGCACCCGCCAAGGCACCGACTACCTACAGCACCGTGGGTGCCGGTTCGCAGATCCTGCGCGACCTCGGTGTGCGCAAGATGCGCCTGATGAGTTCGCCGATGAAGTTCAACGCGATATCCGGATTCGATCTGGAAGTTGTAGAATACGTGCCCTCCGAGTGA
- the ribH gene encoding 6,7-dimethyl-8-ribityllumazine synthase, with protein MTLKTIEGTFIAPKGRYALVVGRFNSFVVESLVSGAVDALVRHGVSESDITIIRAPGAFEIPLVAQKVAQQGAYDAIIALGAVIRGGTPHFEYVAGECTKGLAQVSMEFGVPVAFGVLTVDSIEQAIERSGTKAGNKGAEAALSALEMVSLLAQLEAK; from the coding sequence ATGACCCTGAAGACCATCGAAGGTACCTTCATCGCCCCCAAAGGTCGCTATGCTTTGGTGGTTGGCCGCTTCAACAGCTTCGTCGTTGAAAGCCTGGTAAGCGGTGCCGTTGATGCCCTGGTACGCCACGGTGTCAGCGAAAGCGACATCACCATCATCCGTGCCCCGGGCGCATTTGAAATCCCGCTGGTAGCACAGAAGGTCGCCCAGCAAGGCGCCTACGACGCGATCATCGCCCTGGGCGCCGTGATCCGTGGCGGTACCCCGCACTTTGAATACGTGGCGGGCGAATGCACCAAGGGCCTGGCCCAGGTGTCCATGGAGTTCGGTGTTCCAGTGGCCTTCGGCGTACTGACCGTCGACTCCATCGAGCAAGCCATCGAGCGTTCCGGCACCAAGGCCGGCAACAAAGGTGCTGAAGCTGCCCTGTCCGCACTGGAAATGGTCAGCCTGCTGGCGCAGTTGGAGGCCAAGTGA
- the nusB gene encoding transcription antitermination factor NusB produces MISDESDRFNPRDPKPADAGKPSKSAKRREARKLATQALYQWHMAQHSLNEIEAQFRVDNDFTDVDGAYFREILHGVPAIKGEIDKALAPCMTMTLEELDPVELAVLRLSTWEFIKRVDVPYRVVINEGVELAKVFGATDGHKFVNGVLDKLAPSLREAEVKANKR; encoded by the coding sequence GTGATTAGCGACGAAAGCGATCGTTTCAACCCGCGCGATCCAAAACCTGCGGATGCCGGCAAGCCCTCGAAGAGCGCCAAGCGCCGCGAAGCCCGCAAGCTCGCGACCCAGGCACTGTACCAGTGGCACATGGCGCAGCATTCGCTGAACGAGATCGAAGCGCAGTTCCGGGTGGATAACGATTTCACCGATGTCGACGGTGCCTATTTCCGTGAAATCCTGCATGGGGTTCCGGCAATCAAGGGCGAAATCGACAAGGCCCTGGCGCCTTGCATGACCATGACGCTGGAAGAGCTCGACCCGGTCGAGCTGGCCGTGCTGCGTCTGTCCACCTGGGAGTTCATCAAGCGCGTCGACGTACCGTACCGCGTAGTGATCAACGAAGGTGTCGAGCTGGCCAAGGTCTTTGGTGCCACCGACGGCCACAAGTTCGTCAACGGCGTGCTGGACAAGCTGGCACCGTCGCTGCGTGAAGCCGAAGTCAAGGCGAACAAGCGCTGA
- the thiL gene encoding thiamine-phosphate kinase yields MGEFELINHYFAAAPCAQGGEGVALGIGDDCALLALPPGEQLAVSTDTLVAGVHFPAVCDPLLLGQRSLAVAASDLAAMGATAIGFTLALTLPDVGPDWLAAYADGLSRMAHRCRMSLIGGDTTRGPLSITVTVFGRVPTGQALRRSGARPGDLLCVGGVLGKAAGALPLVLGEREAPAEQAEPLLAHYWSPMPQLTLGTLLRGRATAALDISDGLLADCGHIAKASGVALEVNLAQVPVSPAVEAFLGREAAVQAALAGGDDYVLAFTLPPEALAPLADLGVVEVHTIGRVLEGQGVTLRDVQGRDITPVQRGYQHFRETP; encoded by the coding sequence ATGGGTGAGTTCGAGCTGATCAACCATTACTTCGCCGCCGCGCCTTGTGCGCAGGGCGGCGAAGGCGTGGCCCTGGGTATCGGCGACGATTGCGCCCTGCTGGCCCTTCCCCCCGGTGAGCAACTGGCGGTGTCGACCGACACCCTGGTCGCCGGGGTGCATTTTCCCGCTGTTTGCGATCCGCTGCTGCTTGGCCAGCGTTCGCTGGCCGTGGCCGCCAGTGACCTGGCCGCCATGGGTGCAACTGCGATCGGCTTCACCCTCGCCCTGACCTTGCCTGATGTTGGCCCTGACTGGCTGGCAGCCTATGCTGACGGCCTCAGCCGCATGGCCCACCGTTGCCGCATGAGCCTGATCGGGGGTGACACTACCCGAGGCCCGCTGAGCATAACCGTTACCGTGTTTGGCCGTGTACCGACAGGCCAGGCGTTGCGCCGTAGCGGTGCACGGCCAGGCGACCTGCTGTGCGTTGGCGGGGTGCTGGGCAAGGCGGCCGGCGCGCTGCCGCTGGTGCTGGGCGAGCGCGAGGCGCCTGCTGAACAGGCCGAGCCGCTGCTGGCCCATTACTGGTCGCCAATGCCGCAGCTCACCCTCGGAACGCTGCTGCGTGGTCGGGCCACGGCGGCGCTGGACATCTCTGACGGCCTGCTCGCTGATTGCGGGCACATCGCCAAGGCGTCCGGCGTTGCGCTGGAGGTGAACCTGGCCCAGGTGCCAGTGTCTCCTGCTGTAGAGGCTTTCCTCGGCCGCGAAGCAGCAGTGCAGGCAGCCCTCGCCGGTGGCGATGATTACGTGCTGGCCTTTACGCTGCCGCCTGAGGCGCTGGCGCCCTTGGCTGATCTTGGCGTGGTCGAGGTGCATACCATTGGTCGTGTGCTCGAAGGGCAGGGCGTCACCTTGCGCGATGTGCAGGGCCGGGACATCACCCCCGTTCAGCGGGGCTATCAACACTTTAGGGAGACACCGTGA
- a CDS encoding phosphatidylglycerophosphatase A family protein — MTDHPNQVPAEFVPPSVWRNPWHFIAFGFGSGTLPKAPGTWGSLVAIPFIPLWQMLPDWGYWLLLGVSMLFGFWLCGKVANDLRVHDHEGIVWDEIVGMWITLWLVPEGWQWLLAGFLMFRFFDILKPWPIRWIDRHVHGGVGIMLDDILAGVFAWLGMQVLVWAVA, encoded by the coding sequence GTGACCGATCACCCCAATCAGGTGCCTGCGGAGTTTGTTCCGCCTTCGGTCTGGCGCAACCCGTGGCACTTCATCGCTTTTGGCTTCGGTTCGGGTACCTTGCCCAAGGCCCCGGGTACCTGGGGTTCGCTGGTGGCCATACCGTTCATCCCGTTGTGGCAGATGCTGCCTGACTGGGGCTACTGGCTGTTGCTGGGCGTAAGCATGCTGTTTGGCTTCTGGTTGTGCGGCAAAGTCGCCAATGACTTGCGCGTACACGACCATGAAGGCATTGTCTGGGATGAGATTGTCGGCATGTGGATCACCCTCTGGCTGGTGCCGGAGGGCTGGCAGTGGTTGCTGGCAGGGTTCCTGATGTTCCGCTTCTTCGACATCCTCAAGCCATGGCCGATCCGCTGGATCGACCGCCATGTGCACGGGGGTGTCGGCATCATGCTCGACGATATCCTGGCCGGCGTGTTTGCCTGGCTGGGCATGCAGGTTCTGGTGTGGGCGGTTGCCTGA
- a CDS encoding substrate-binding periplasmic protein, translating to MAIRTLLLAVLLSVAPWVAAAEGVPKQIHLVSEEWLDYTNADGTGVAWDVLRKVFEPAGVQVVTQSAPYSRAVGLVKRGEADAWVGSYKQENDDNLYPRWHFDVDHIYALGLASKPVPTAQDVGKYRLAWVRGYDYGSYLPDVHEFREIQRREGILPMLEHDRVDFYIDALTEVNYVLSQSSHPERFRLNHVAELPLYLAFAHNGQAKALSDLFDKRMDELVRSGELKPIFEHWKQPYPFTADSKPH from the coding sequence ATGGCCATAAGGACGTTGCTGTTGGCAGTGCTGCTGAGCGTTGCCCCATGGGTGGCAGCTGCTGAAGGCGTGCCCAAGCAGATCCACCTGGTCAGTGAAGAATGGCTCGATTACACCAACGCTGACGGTACCGGGGTGGCCTGGGACGTACTGCGCAAGGTGTTCGAGCCGGCAGGGGTCCAGGTGGTGACCCAGAGCGCGCCCTACAGCCGTGCAGTCGGGCTGGTCAAACGCGGCGAAGCCGATGCCTGGGTGGGCTCGTACAAGCAAGAGAACGACGACAACCTGTACCCACGCTGGCACTTCGACGTCGACCACATCTACGCATTGGGGCTTGCCAGCAAACCTGTGCCCACTGCGCAGGACGTGGGCAAGTATCGCCTGGCCTGGGTGCGTGGCTACGATTACGGCAGCTACCTGCCAGATGTGCATGAATTCCGTGAAATTCAGCGCCGCGAAGGCATTCTGCCGATGCTCGAGCATGACCGGGTGGACTTCTACATTGATGCGCTGACCGAAGTCAATTACGTCCTCAGCCAGTCATCCCACCCCGAGCGCTTCCGCCTTAACCATGTGGCCGAATTACCGCTGTACCTGGCGTTTGCCCACAATGGCCAGGCCAAGGCCCTGAGTGACCTGTTCGACAAGCGCATGGACGAACTGGTGCGCAGCGGCGAGCTGAAGCCGATTTTCGAGCACTGGAAACAGCCGTACCCGTTCACTGCAGACAGCAAACCCCATTGA
- the ribA gene encoding GTP cyclohydrolase II encodes MPVVFVAASKLPTPFATFTMHGFLDEATGREHVVLSLGDIADGQPVLGRLHSECLTGDALFSQRCDCGSQLEAALQAIAREGRGVLLYLRQEGRGIGLLNKIRAYELQDGGADTVEANERLGFAADQRDYAICLPMLEHLGVKALRLMTNNPRKVKALTDMNIVVAERVPLHTGHNPHNRYYLATKAGKLGHMLGNEHQGEVPQA; translated from the coding sequence GTGCCCGTCGTCTTTGTTGCCGCCTCTAAACTCCCGACGCCATTCGCGACCTTCACCATGCACGGCTTCCTCGACGAAGCCACTGGCCGCGAGCACGTAGTGCTCAGCCTGGGTGACATTGCGGATGGCCAGCCGGTGCTGGGGCGCCTGCACTCCGAGTGCCTGACCGGCGACGCCCTGTTCAGCCAGCGCTGTGACTGCGGTTCGCAGCTGGAAGCCGCGCTGCAGGCGATCGCCCGTGAAGGCCGTGGGGTACTGCTGTACCTGCGTCAGGAAGGCCGTGGCATCGGCCTGTTGAACAAGATTCGCGCCTACGAGCTGCAGGATGGTGGCGCCGATACCGTCGAAGCCAATGAACGCCTGGGCTTTGCCGCCGACCAGCGCGACTACGCCATCTGCTTGCCGATGCTGGAGCACTTGGGCGTGAAAGCCCTGCGCCTGATGACCAATAACCCGCGCAAGGTCAAAGCCCTGACCGACATGAATATCGTGGTTGCCGAACGTGTACCGCTGCACACCGGCCACAACCCGCACAACCGTTACTACTTGGCGACCAAGGCCGGTAAACTCGGCCACATGCTGGGCAATGAACACCAGGGCGAGGTGCCCCAGGCGTGA
- a CDS encoding cobalamin-binding protein has product MRFLPGLLALFACTALAADPLRVVSLAPSMTEIMLELQADDLLVGVLDGGERPAALRDLPSVGRQGQLDMERLLSLRPDLLLLWPGSVPPAQRDQLKRLGIATFSAEPRDIDQLIAQIEAIAERIGRAGQGHQYAQALRERLRQLRQQYRRDEPLQVFYQVWDQPLYTLGGRQVVSDALAVCGARNVFADLSQPAPQVNVESVLLRNPQVILAGDQAQLASWKAWPQLRAVADGGLLVIPDKGIERPSGQMIEATARLCAALAAKAPASR; this is encoded by the coding sequence ATGCGCTTTCTACCTGGCCTGCTGGCGCTGTTCGCCTGTACCGCGCTGGCCGCTGACCCCTTGCGGGTGGTCAGCCTGGCGCCTTCGATGACTGAAATCATGCTTGAACTGCAGGCCGACGACCTGCTGGTCGGCGTGCTCGACGGTGGCGAACGGCCGGCAGCCCTGCGCGACCTGCCCTCGGTAGGGCGCCAAGGTCAACTGGACATGGAGCGCCTGCTCAGCCTGCGCCCTGACTTGCTGCTGCTCTGGCCGGGCAGCGTGCCACCTGCCCAGCGCGACCAGCTCAAGCGCCTGGGCATTGCCACCTTCAGTGCAGAGCCCCGTGACATCGACCAGTTGATCGCGCAGATCGAAGCCATCGCCGAGCGTATCGGCCGTGCCGGGCAAGGCCATCAATATGCCCAGGCCCTGCGGGAACGGCTGCGGCAGCTGCGCCAGCAGTACCGGCGTGACGAGCCCTTGCAGGTGTTCTATCAGGTGTGGGACCAGCCGTTGTACACCCTGGGTGGCCGGCAGGTGGTGAGCGATGCCCTGGCCGTGTGCGGGGCGCGCAATGTGTTCGCCGACCTCAGCCAACCAGCGCCGCAGGTGAATGTGGAGTCTGTGCTGCTGCGAAATCCACAGGTCATCCTGGCGGGTGATCAAGCGCAACTGGCAAGCTGGAAGGCCTGGCCGCAACTGCGTGCGGTTGCCGATGGCGGTTTGCTGGTGATACCCGACAAAGGCATTGAGCGGCCCAGTGGGCAGATGATCGAAGCCACCGCCCGTTTGTGCGCAGCGCTCGCGGCTAAAGCGCCGGCGTCCAGGTAA
- a CDS encoding TonB-dependent receptor domain-containing protein: MKPSACAALLCAPTFLLAAERDDALKLPDVLISASRQVESRTATSAANTVFTRTDIDRLQPASVTDLLSRVPGVQVAPTGGRGSLPGIFIRGTKAAQSLVLVDGVRIANATSGDSGLQFLNVDQIERVEVLRGSRSAVYGSDAIGGVIQIFTRRSNGPGLQPRLRMAAGSNQTFQRSLGLSGGSDATRFNLGASLDETAGIDSTGPSFASDGDHDAYRNKAFNLSLSHTFGERFEAGLNLLDSRGRSEYDNPFGGFDPVTFESYGQQPYTDFSVSSLGSYFDAQLTDIWHSRLELAHSENRDDKRDKLSAERFVFNTYRDQVTWQNDLALGERHSVLLGGDWYEDRVHASTDFTEDSRWNRAVFVQHRYQGEQFSTEVGVRHDRNQQFGGQTTWSGSLSVPLNAQNDVLLSYSEGFRAPTFNDLYYPQFSNPDLDPEHSRSYELQWRSQLTTHSRLEASLYRTDLRDAIVFGQDSVPRNVASAQINGFEMALAQQWGAWHSQLGLALIDPRDRDSGHTLARRARRTLSLDLDRELGRFTAGASWQAVSGSYDDEANRNGIGGYGVLGLRGSWAATDELKLEAKLDNLLDRSYSRALYSYEGAYHPYREEGRTLLFSVTWTPAL, encoded by the coding sequence ATGAAACCATCCGCCTGTGCCGCACTACTCTGTGCCCCCACATTCCTGCTAGCCGCCGAGCGCGACGACGCCCTCAAGCTCCCCGACGTGCTGATCAGCGCCAGCCGCCAGGTCGAGTCGCGCACCGCCACCAGCGCTGCCAACACCGTCTTCACCCGTACTGACATCGATCGCCTGCAACCCGCCAGCGTCACCGACCTGCTCAGCCGCGTGCCCGGCGTGCAAGTGGCGCCAACCGGTGGCCGGGGCAGCCTGCCTGGCATCTTCATCCGCGGCACCAAGGCGGCACAAAGCCTGGTGCTGGTCGATGGGGTGCGCATTGCCAACGCTACCTCTGGCGACAGCGGCCTGCAGTTTCTGAACGTCGACCAGATCGAGCGGGTGGAAGTGCTGCGCGGCTCGCGCTCGGCGGTGTACGGCAGCGACGCCATTGGCGGGGTAATCCAGATCTTCACCCGTCGCAGCAATGGCCCCGGCCTGCAGCCGCGCCTGCGCATGGCCGCCGGCAGCAACCAGACATTCCAGCGCAGCCTGGGGCTGTCTGGCGGCAGCGACGCGACCCGCTTCAACCTTGGCGCCAGCCTGGATGAAACGGCCGGCATCGACTCGACCGGGCCGTCCTTCGCCAGCGATGGCGACCACGACGCCTACCGCAACAAGGCATTCAACCTGAGCCTGAGCCATACCTTTGGCGAACGCTTCGAGGCCGGCCTGAACCTGCTCGACAGCCGTGGCCGCAGCGAATACGACAACCCGTTCGGCGGCTTCGACCCGGTCACCTTCGAAAGCTACGGCCAACAGCCGTACACCGATTTCAGCGTCAGCAGCCTGGGCAGCTACTTCGACGCCCAGCTCACCGACATCTGGCATTCGCGGCTGGAACTGGCCCACAGCGAGAACCGCGACGACAAGCGCGACAAGCTCAGCGCCGAACGCTTCGTGTTCAATACCTACCGTGATCAGGTCACCTGGCAGAACGACCTGGCCCTGGGCGAGCGACACAGCGTGTTGCTGGGTGGCGACTGGTACGAAGACCGCGTGCACGCCAGCACCGACTTTACCGAGGACAGCCGCTGGAACCGCGCCGTCTTCGTCCAGCACCGCTACCAGGGCGAGCAGTTCTCAACCGAGGTGGGCGTGCGCCATGACCGTAACCAGCAGTTCGGCGGCCAGACCACCTGGAGCGGCAGCCTGAGCGTACCGTTGAATGCGCAGAATGATGTGCTGCTGTCCTACAGCGAGGGCTTTCGGGCGCCAACCTTCAACGACCTCTATTACCCCCAGTTCAGCAACCCGGACCTGGACCCCGAGCACTCCAGAAGCTACGAGCTGCAATGGCGCAGCCAACTGACGACGCACAGCCGCCTGGAAGCCTCGCTATACCGCACCGATCTGCGCGATGCGATCGTGTTTGGCCAGGACTCGGTACCCCGCAACGTGGCCTCGGCACAGATCAACGGTTTCGAAATGGCATTGGCGCAACAGTGGGGCGCCTGGCACAGCCAGCTGGGCCTGGCACTGATCGACCCGCGTGACCGTGACAGCGGCCACACTCTCGCCCGCCGTGCACGCCGCACGTTAAGCCTGGATCTGGACCGTGAGCTCGGGCGTTTCACCGCGGGGGCAAGCTGGCAAGCGGTCAGCGGCAGCTACGACGATGAGGCCAACCGCAACGGCATCGGCGGCTATGGTGTGCTCGGTCTGCGCGGTAGCTGGGCCGCCACTGATGAACTGAAACTGGAAGCGAAGCTGGATAACCTGCTGGACCGCTCTTACAGCCGCGCCCTGTACAGTTATGAGGGGGCCTATCACCCCTACCGTGAAGAAGGCCGTACGCTGCTGTTCAGCGTTACCTGGACGCCGGCGCTTTAG